The following coding sequences lie in one Stenotrophomonas rhizophila genomic window:
- a CDS encoding response regulator, translating to METPNPMHRLLIVDDDNDIRQLLAEQLGRAGYQVSTAGDGHGMRQVLEREHVDLIVLDLNLPREDGLTLCRDLRARSNTPVIMLTARSEPIDRVLGLEMGADDYLGKPFEPRELLARIRNVLRRTEALPANLEPLAIRRARFSHWIFDLEHRHLLDPDGRVVVLSGAEFRLLRVFVGHANKVLSREQLVALSSGRTYESQDRAIDLQVSRLRNKLADDGGSDGLIKTVRNEGYVLATAVTLE from the coding sequence ATGGAGACTCCCAACCCGATGCATCGACTGCTGATCGTCGACGACGACAACGACATCCGCCAGCTGCTGGCCGAACAACTGGGCCGTGCCGGCTACCAGGTGAGCACCGCCGGCGATGGCCATGGCATGCGCCAGGTACTCGAGCGCGAGCACGTGGACCTGATCGTGCTCGACCTCAACCTGCCGCGCGAAGACGGTCTTACCCTGTGCCGCGACCTGCGTGCGCGCTCCAACACGCCGGTGATCATGCTCACCGCGCGCAGCGAGCCGATCGACCGCGTGCTGGGCCTTGAGATGGGTGCCGACGACTACCTGGGCAAGCCCTTCGAGCCCCGCGAACTGCTGGCGCGCATCCGCAACGTGCTGCGCCGTACCGAAGCGCTGCCGGCCAACCTGGAGCCGCTGGCCATTCGCCGTGCCCGGTTCTCGCACTGGATCTTCGACCTGGAGCATCGCCACCTGCTCGATCCCGATGGCCGTGTGGTGGTGCTGTCCGGCGCGGAGTTCCGGCTGCTGCGGGTGTTTGTCGGGCACGCCAACAAGGTGTTGTCGCGCGAGCAGCTGGTGGCGCTCAGCAGCGGCCGCACCTATGAATCGCAGGACCGCGCGATCGACCTGCAGGTGAGCCGGCTGCGCAACAAGCTGGCCGACGATGGCGGCAGCGACGGATTGATCAAGACCGTGCGCAACGAAGGGTATGTGCTGGCCACGGCAGTGACGCTGGAATGA
- a CDS encoding efflux RND transporter periplasmic adaptor subunit → MKPRLPTTRRGRVLLLIIVIAVLGAIVAWTLRKPAAPALATTPVSRGDIEQTVEATGVIDAYKLVSVGAQASGQIKSLKVQLGDSVKQGDLIAEIDATTQQNQVLNAQATLDQVKAQRSVQQASLREAELEFARQQQMLAAEATSRAEYDAADAKLKTARAQIQSYDAQIKGRETELGTARANLAYTRIIAPMDGTVVAVVAEEGRTVNANQTAPTIVMLARLDLVTVNAEVSEADVVKIKAGMPVYFTTLGEPDRKYHATLRQVNPAPSSIANDSSSSSSSSSSSASSAVYYNALFDVENPDGTLRIDMTAQVSVMLKQAKGVLTIPAVALGPKTRDGQYMVRVADADGMPTPRKVKIGINNGATAEVLSGLKEGEKVVVGEGGAAAGGSGSGGRGGAQVRIGGPGMGGPRR, encoded by the coding sequence GTGAAGCCCCGCCTGCCCACCACCCGTCGCGGCCGTGTGCTGCTGTTGATCATCGTGATTGCCGTGCTGGGTGCGATTGTCGCATGGACCCTGCGCAAGCCGGCCGCACCGGCCCTGGCCACCACGCCGGTCAGCCGCGGGGACATCGAACAGACCGTGGAAGCCACCGGGGTGATCGACGCCTACAAGCTGGTCAGCGTCGGCGCGCAGGCCTCGGGCCAGATCAAGTCGCTGAAGGTGCAGCTGGGCGATAGCGTCAAGCAGGGCGACCTGATTGCCGAGATCGACGCCACCACCCAGCAGAACCAGGTGCTCAACGCGCAGGCCACGCTGGACCAGGTCAAGGCCCAGCGCTCGGTGCAGCAGGCCAGCCTGCGTGAAGCAGAACTGGAATTCGCCCGCCAGCAGCAGATGCTCGCCGCCGAGGCCACCTCGCGCGCCGAGTACGACGCCGCCGATGCCAAGCTGAAAACCGCGCGTGCCCAGATCCAGTCCTACGACGCGCAGATCAAGGGCCGCGAAACCGAACTGGGCACCGCCCGCGCCAACCTGGCCTATACCCGCATCATCGCGCCGATGGACGGCACCGTGGTCGCGGTGGTGGCCGAGGAAGGCCGCACCGTCAACGCCAACCAGACCGCACCGACCATCGTGATGCTGGCGCGGCTGGACCTGGTCACGGTCAATGCCGAGGTGTCGGAGGCGGACGTGGTGAAGATCAAGGCCGGCATGCCGGTGTACTTCACCACGCTGGGCGAGCCGGACCGCAAGTACCACGCCACCCTGCGCCAGGTGAACCCGGCGCCGTCGTCGATCGCCAACGACAGTTCGTCCAGTTCCAGTTCGTCCAGCTCCAGCGCCAGCAGCGCGGTGTACTACAACGCACTGTTCGACGTGGAAAACCCCGACGGCACGCTGCGCATCGACATGACCGCGCAGGTGTCGGTGATGCTCAAGCAGGCCAAGGGCGTGCTGACCATTCCGGCCGTGGCCCTGGGCCCGAAGACCCGCGATGGCCAGTACATGGTGCGCGTGGCCGATGCCGACGGCATGCCCACGCCGCGCAAGGTCAAGATCGGCATCAACAACGGCGCCACGGCCGAAGTGCTGTCCGGGCTGAAGGAAGGCGAGAAAGTGGTGGTGGGTGAAGGTGGCGCTGCCGCCGGCGGCAGCGGCAGTGGTGGCCGCGGCGGTGCGCAGGTGCGGATCGGTGGCCCGGGCATGGGCGGACCGCGTCGATGA
- a CDS encoding MacB family efflux pump subunit, translating to MTPASTGTPLLRLRDLRREFPAGDDTIAVLRDVNLDIAAGEIVAIVGQSGSGKSTLMNILGCLDRPTRGSYQVAGRETGSMEPDELAELRREHFGFIFQRYHLLGDLDARGNVAVPAVYAGSPGPVRTARAEQLLQRLGLGDRMNHKPGQLSGGQQQRVSIARALMNGGEVILADEPTGALDTKSGEEVMGILGELHAEGHTIIIVTHDMSVAEHAQRIIEIRDGEIIADRLNPNAPRYRAQRQPTVAAGKGHSWRAARDRFTEAFRMALLAMNAHRLRTFLTMLGIIIGIASVVSVVAMGNGSQQQILQNISALGTNTIDVYPGRGFGDMRSARVQTLKASDADALARQSYIDSATPSVSSSVTARYRNQSATAQVSGVGEQFFRVKGVTLIAGSFFDTDAVRSLAQVAIIDENTRTQFFPNGEDPVGQVILLGNVPVRVVGVAQRQSFGFGGSTSLSVWVPYTTVMSRMLGQSHVSSITVRVDDATPMDAAQSAISKLLIMRHGTEDFFLSNSAEIRQTIEQTTRTMTLLISAIAAIALLVGGIGVMNIMLVSVTERTREIGVRMAVGARQSDIRQQFLIEAVLVCLLGGLLGVGLSLVVGWLFGKFAPDFQMLFSTASIVAAFACSSLIGVAFGFLPARNAAQLDPVEALARE from the coding sequence ATGACCCCGGCTTCCACCGGCACGCCGCTGCTGCGGCTGCGCGACCTGCGCCGCGAATTTCCCGCGGGCGATGACACCATCGCGGTGCTGCGCGACGTCAACCTGGACATCGCCGCCGGCGAGATCGTCGCCATCGTCGGCCAGTCCGGCTCGGGCAAGTCCACGCTGATGAACATCCTCGGCTGCCTGGATCGCCCTACCCGTGGCAGCTACCAGGTGGCCGGCCGCGAGACCGGCAGCATGGAACCGGACGAACTGGCCGAGCTGCGCCGCGAGCATTTCGGCTTCATTTTCCAGCGCTACCACCTGCTCGGTGATCTGGACGCACGCGGCAACGTGGCCGTGCCGGCGGTGTATGCGGGCAGCCCGGGGCCGGTGCGTACCGCGCGTGCCGAGCAGCTGCTGCAGCGGCTCGGGCTGGGCGACCGCATGAACCACAAGCCCGGCCAGCTCTCCGGCGGCCAGCAGCAGCGCGTGTCCATTGCGCGGGCACTGATGAACGGCGGCGAGGTGATCCTCGCCGATGAGCCGACCGGCGCACTGGACACCAAATCCGGCGAAGAAGTGATGGGCATCCTCGGCGAGCTGCATGCCGAGGGGCACACCATCATCATCGTCACCCACGACATGAGCGTGGCCGAACACGCCCAGCGCATCATCGAGATCCGCGACGGCGAGATCATCGCCGACCGTCTCAATCCGAATGCGCCGCGCTACCGCGCGCAGCGCCAGCCGACCGTGGCCGCCGGCAAGGGCCACAGCTGGCGGGCCGCGCGCGATCGTTTCACCGAAGCCTTCCGCATGGCCCTGCTGGCGATGAATGCCCACCGCCTGCGTACCTTCCTGACCATGCTCGGCATCATCATCGGCATCGCCTCGGTGGTCTCGGTGGTGGCAATGGGCAATGGCTCGCAGCAGCAGATCCTGCAGAACATCAGCGCGCTGGGCACCAACACCATCGACGTCTATCCCGGACGCGGTTTCGGCGACATGCGCTCGGCGCGGGTGCAGACCCTCAAGGCCAGCGATGCCGATGCGCTGGCGCGGCAGAGCTACATCGACAGTGCCACGCCCAGCGTGTCGTCCTCGGTAACCGCGCGCTACCGCAACCAGTCGGCCACCGCGCAGGTCAGCGGCGTGGGCGAGCAGTTCTTCCGGGTCAAGGGCGTCACCCTGATCGCCGGCAGCTTCTTCGACACCGATGCGGTACGCAGCCTGGCCCAGGTGGCGATCATCGATGAGAACACCCGCACCCAGTTCTTCCCCAACGGCGAAGACCCGGTGGGCCAGGTGATCCTGCTGGGCAACGTGCCGGTCCGCGTGGTCGGCGTGGCCCAGCGGCAGAGCTTCGGCTTTGGTGGCAGTACCAGCTTGAGCGTGTGGGTGCCCTACACCACGGTGATGTCGCGCATGCTGGGCCAGAGCCATGTCTCCAGCATCACCGTGCGCGTGGATGACGCCACCCCGATGGATGCCGCGCAATCGGCGATTTCCAAGCTGCTGATCATGCGGCATGGCACCGAGGACTTCTTCCTCAGCAACAGCGCCGAGATCCGCCAGACCATCGAGCAGACCACCCGCACGATGACGCTGCTGATCAGTGCGATCGCCGCGATCGCGCTGCTGGTGGGTGGCATCGGCGTGATGAACATCATGCTGGTGTCGGTGACCGAGCGCACCCGCGAGATCGGTGTGCGCATGGCGGTCGGCGCGCGGCAGAGCGACATCCGCCAGCAGTTCCTGATCGAGGCGGTGCTGGTCTGTCTGCTCGGTGGCCTGCTTGGCGTCGGTCTGTCACTGGTGGTCGGCTGGCTGTTCGGCAAATTCGCGCCGGACTTCCAGATGCTGTTCTCGACCGCATCCATCGTGGCCGCGTTTGCCTGCTCCAGCCTGATCGGCGTGGCGTTCGGTTTCCTTCCGGCGCGCAATGCCGCCCAACTTGATCCCGTGGAGGCGCTGGCGCGCGAATGA